In Gammaproteobacteria bacterium, one genomic interval encodes:
- a CDS encoding thioesterase domain-containing protein — protein MNGRKWFRVNAPENGASIRLFCFPYAGGSEHVFASWSKQLPKEIAVCPLLLPGRGARIREKPGVKLSFLLSELSIAIKEYSDLPFAFFGHSMGAMLSYELSVRIREDHGLVPEHLFVSGRGAPQCERPPTSRRPKSMAALSDSEFIKELKKFEGTPEQIFSDKELLNLFLPILRSDFELADRYEYQQKEPLNCPITAFGGRGELDEVSIENLRGWSDRTCVQFDKFLFEGGHFFIKSAERRILETIAHKCRNAFSRGAGTLYRASSVYSI, from the coding sequence ATGAATGGAAGAAAGTGGTTTCGTGTCAATGCGCCCGAAAATGGTGCGTCAATTAGGCTGTTTTGTTTCCCCTATGCTGGCGGCAGTGAGCATGTATTTGCCAGCTGGTCAAAACAATTACCCAAAGAAATTGCGGTTTGTCCTTTGCTGTTGCCAGGTAGAGGGGCTCGAATTCGAGAGAAACCTGGCGTAAAGCTATCTTTTCTTCTGTCTGAACTATCCATAGCCATAAAAGAATATTCGGATCTTCCATTTGCGTTTTTCGGTCATAGTATGGGGGCCATGCTTTCCTATGAATTGTCCGTGCGAATTCGTGAAGATCATGGATTGGTGCCGGAACATCTTTTTGTGTCAGGTCGGGGTGCTCCCCAGTGTGAGCGTCCGCCAACAAGTCGCAGGCCCAAATCGATGGCTGCTTTGTCCGATAGTGAATTTATTAAAGAGTTAAAAAAATTTGAAGGCACTCCCGAACAAATTTTTAGTGACAAAGAGCTTTTGAATCTATTCCTTCCCATTCTTCGATCGGATTTTGAATTGGCAGACAGATATGAATATCAGCAGAAGGAGCCTCTCAATTGTCCAATAACGGCTTTTGGTGGTCGCGGAGAGTTGGATGAGGTTTCAATTGAAAATTTGCGCGGGTGGTCCGACCGTACTTGTGTACAGTTCGACAAATTTCTGTTTGAAGGAGGGCACTTTTTCATAAAAAGTGCGGAACGGAGAATTTTGGAGACAATCGCTCATAAATGTAGGAATGCGTTTAGTCGAGGAGCCGGTACGCTGTATCGAGCTTCCTCTGTTTATAGTATATAA
- a CDS encoding ABC transporter ATP-binding protein yields MISLQDVCKSYALNSDVVPILKNISLDIKAGEYVAIVGPSGSGKSTLLHILGMLDRASSGQYHFFGKDIRACSDDELAEMRRYSIGFVFQMFNLMPRVSAWENAELSLIYQGLTKKRRKAMAMEALENVGLADYANYKPSQMSGGMQQRVAIARALVSNPDVVFADEPTGSLDSKSGQDVLEIFKRLHSMDKTIVVITHDEKVAQHADRVIGIRDGEIEYDRYTEDNTALTA; encoded by the coding sequence ATGATTTCCTTGCAAGACGTTTGTAAATCGTACGCATTAAATAGTGATGTGGTACCAATTTTAAAAAATATTTCACTCGATATAAAAGCCGGGGAATACGTAGCGATCGTCGGTCCATCGGGATCTGGTAAATCAACTTTACTACATATATTGGGGATGTTAGATCGGGCTAGCTCTGGCCAATATCATTTCTTTGGTAAAGACATTAGAGCTTGCAGTGATGATGAATTGGCCGAGATGAGACGTTATAGCATTGGTTTTGTTTTTCAAATGTTTAATCTTATGCCAAGAGTCTCGGCATGGGAAAATGCGGAACTCTCTCTAATCTATCAGGGATTGACAAAAAAGCGTAGAAAGGCGATGGCTATGGAGGCCTTAGAAAATGTTGGGCTAGCTGATTATGCGAACTACAAGCCGTCGCAAATGTCAGGAGGTATGCAGCAACGAGTTGCCATTGCAAGAGCGTTGGTCAGCAATCCAGATGTCGTGTTTGCGGACGAACCCACTGGGAGTCTCGATTCGAAATCAGGGCAAGATGTATTGGAAATATTTAAGAGGCTGCACTCAATGGACAAAACTATTGTAGTCATCACGCATGACGAAAAAGTAGCGCAACATGCGGATCGCGTCATCGGAATAAGGGACGGCGAAATAGAATACGATAGATACACTGAAGACAATACGGCTCTAACTGCATGA
- a CDS encoding efflux RND transporter periplasmic adaptor subunit — MKTLAIAVLLVISVALATNHFLQFGGNETAKVESVNVSQESIKETLVIPGYVSPLKRLDISSQISGKVAKVHVREGDSVVKGQLLVSMTDDEMKVTEEKEKANLEKTRQDEKAAKRSYDRLSELLRLGGVAQQEVMDAEIKWESAKKLVEVQKKNLELVALESKKLALVAPFTGVISELLVEEGQWLTSSSVIGGILDNTSVEVIAETDPADLQKLALSQPVSIVLTTTNENKSEYSGKISRIGVEAKSEKRSNVVKVFIQLTNERSDLRIGQLVDVEVVTRLRKDVVAVPAASLIQRRGGAYVALVYERKVKLVKVETGIADFYHVEIVKGLELGESIIYDPYSSIADGDEVELLHLSAAE, encoded by the coding sequence ATGAAAACTTTAGCAATTGCTGTACTTCTAGTGATTTCCGTGGCGCTAGCGACGAACCATTTTTTGCAGTTCGGGGGGAATGAAACAGCAAAAGTTGAATCGGTCAATGTATCACAGGAGTCTATAAAAGAAACGCTAGTCATACCTGGGTACGTATCACCGTTAAAGCGATTGGATATATCCAGTCAAATTAGCGGGAAAGTTGCTAAAGTACATGTGCGTGAAGGTGATTCAGTCGTTAAGGGACAATTATTAGTTTCTATGACTGACGATGAGATGAAAGTGACTGAAGAAAAAGAAAAAGCGAATCTGGAAAAAACAAGACAAGATGAAAAAGCGGCGAAACGAAGCTATGACAGGTTAAGTGAACTGTTGCGCTTAGGGGGGGTTGCGCAACAAGAAGTCATGGATGCGGAGATCAAATGGGAAAGTGCCAAGAAGTTAGTCGAGGTACAGAAGAAAAATCTAGAGCTCGTTGCGTTGGAGTCAAAAAAACTAGCGCTTGTCGCCCCGTTTACCGGCGTAATATCTGAATTGCTCGTCGAGGAAGGGCAATGGCTGACGTCGTCATCTGTGATTGGCGGGATATTAGACAATACATCAGTCGAAGTAATTGCGGAAACAGATCCCGCAGATCTTCAGAAATTGGCGCTTAGTCAACCAGTTTCTATTGTTTTAACCACCACCAACGAAAACAAGAGTGAATATAGCGGTAAAATTTCTCGAATTGGCGTTGAGGCAAAAAGCGAAAAAAGAAGCAACGTAGTAAAGGTGTTTATCCAGCTAACAAATGAGCGCTCAGATTTGAGAATTGGGCAACTAGTCGATGTTGAGGTGGTAACACGGTTGAGAAAGGATGTCGTCGCTGTACCTGCTGCTTCACTAATACAAAGGCGCGGTGGGGCGTACGTTGCTTTGGTTTATGAGCGGAAAGTCAAATTGGTAAAGGTAGAAACCGGAATTGCGGATTTTTACCATGTGGAAATAGTTAAAGGGCTTGAATTGGGCGAAAGTATCATTTATGACCCCTATTCATCGATCGCAGACGGCGACGAGGTTGAGTTGCTGCATCTGAGTGCAGCTGAATGA
- a CDS encoding AMP-binding protein, which yields MDVAPSKYVHGHAEYYKYNIEHMDIHNYFSFVDIIYNRFSKTPQKLVFKFLNTSDQIATDITYERLFLRSQIIAAMLLEHVSKYDRCLLLFPPGLAYIEALIGCISAEVIAIPAYPPMNNRLMHNIRNIIKDSDCNIILTTEKLRGRFADSFENVELLATDTLEESIHSTPIVSPKDIDLDATAIIQYTSGSTGFPKGVMISHRNLSHNSMQSALAFQVEPTSINVSWLPPYHDMGLIGAILNPLYDDVLSILMPPTQFLQSPFRWLRAISEFGATHSGAPNFAYELCCQKITSEQKSTLNLSSWKVAFNGAEPIRKETLHRFYETFKECGLSPTTLRPCYGLAEATLIASSSPTPHEPFSVSVSRSSLETGKIEISTTAELKTHVELVSCGSALVGQNIVIVDPASLEKCADNVVGEIWIQGPSIAKGYWNNKIESEYTFNAYIKNTSQGPFLRTGDLGFISQERIFVTGRLKDLIIINGRNLYPQDLEFSAKNSHNAFMRGSTAAFSVSDQNRAEQLIIVQEIDKRYKGSTLKLLDAIRQATSGDFNITPSELILVSLGTLPRTTSGKIQRKQTKSLYKSEGLVAIDEWKLPIRNDHAFQTFVEKKSSFQSSQPWNQENITAWITQYIAKSQNLSENNIYPEQTFSSLGLGSVEAVELTATMEKFLGFPVSPMLAWNYPTIKEAASFLAEEYLIQNKVGCDETDQEAQIFFTPGTTYQEAEDGIDISKLSNKELAKLLSDEISEPSK from the coding sequence ATGGATGTAGCGCCAAGTAAATATGTCCATGGGCATGCTGAATACTACAAGTACAATATTGAACATATGGATATACACAATTATTTTAGCTTCGTAGACATAATTTATAACCGGTTTTCAAAAACACCGCAGAAATTAGTATTCAAGTTTCTCAACACCAGCGATCAAATTGCGACGGATATTACCTACGAACGTCTCTTTCTTCGCAGCCAAATCATAGCAGCAATGTTACTAGAGCATGTATCTAAATATGATCGCTGCCTTCTTCTGTTTCCCCCCGGCCTGGCTTACATTGAGGCGTTGATTGGTTGTATTTCTGCTGAAGTCATTGCCATACCCGCCTATCCACCAATGAACAATCGACTGATGCACAATATCCGCAATATTATTAAGGACTCCGATTGCAATATCATATTGACGACTGAAAAATTGCGTGGAAGATTCGCTGACAGTTTCGAAAATGTCGAGCTGCTTGCCACGGACACCCTAGAAGAAAGCATTCATAGTACACCCATAGTATCTCCTAAGGACATTGATTTAGACGCAACTGCAATCATCCAATACACCTCAGGTTCAACGGGCTTCCCGAAAGGCGTCATGATTTCCCATCGGAACCTAAGTCACAATTCGATGCAAAGTGCGCTAGCATTTCAAGTTGAACCGACAAGCATAAACGTCAGTTGGTTACCCCCTTATCACGACATGGGCTTAATTGGGGCGATTCTCAATCCTTTATATGATGACGTATTGTCGATTTTGATGCCGCCCACCCAATTTTTACAGAGCCCCTTTCGCTGGCTACGTGCAATCTCCGAATTCGGTGCAACCCATAGCGGCGCCCCAAACTTCGCATATGAATTGTGTTGTCAGAAAATAACATCTGAACAGAAGTCAACTCTAAATTTATCTAGTTGGAAAGTTGCCTTTAATGGCGCAGAGCCCATCAGAAAAGAAACGTTGCATCGATTTTATGAAACTTTTAAAGAATGTGGCTTAAGCCCAACGACTTTGAGGCCCTGTTATGGCCTTGCCGAAGCAACGCTAATAGCCTCTAGCTCCCCTACTCCACACGAACCGTTTTCTGTTTCGGTCAGCCGATCTTCTCTGGAGACCGGAAAGATCGAGATAAGTACCACGGCGGAACTGAAAACACACGTCGAACTCGTCAGTTGCGGAAGCGCGCTAGTAGGACAAAATATCGTTATTGTAGACCCTGCTTCGCTTGAAAAATGCGCCGACAACGTTGTCGGCGAAATTTGGATTCAGGGTCCAAGTATTGCAAAGGGCTACTGGAATAATAAAATAGAGTCTGAATATACCTTCAACGCTTATATAAAGAATACCTCGCAGGGCCCCTTTTTACGAACTGGTGATCTGGGCTTTATTTCTCAAGAACGGATATTCGTCACAGGGCGACTAAAGGACTTAATCATCATTAATGGGAGGAACTTATACCCACAGGATTTGGAGTTTAGCGCAAAAAATAGCCACAACGCGTTTATGAGAGGTAGTACAGCAGCATTCTCGGTTAGTGATCAAAACCGCGCTGAACAACTAATTATAGTACAGGAAATCGACAAACGTTATAAAGGTTCGACCCTGAAACTGCTGGACGCCATTCGCCAAGCCACTAGTGGCGATTTTAATATCACGCCAAGTGAGCTCATTCTTGTTTCATTAGGGACTCTACCTAGAACAACGAGCGGAAAAATACAGCGCAAACAAACTAAATCGCTCTATAAATCCGAGGGACTAGTGGCAATTGATGAATGGAAATTGCCTATTCGTAATGACCACGCCTTCCAAACATTTGTCGAAAAAAAATCATCTTTCCAATCATCTCAACCGTGGAACCAAGAAAATATCACGGCGTGGATAACACAATATATCGCAAAATCACAGAATCTTAGTGAAAACAATATTTATCCAGAACAAACATTTTCGTCGCTAGGACTTGGTTCGGTAGAGGCTGTAGAGCTTACCGCAACGATGGAGAAATTCCTTGGATTCCCGGTTTCGCCGATGTTAGCGTGGAACTATCCCACGATTAAGGAAGCAGCTTCTTTTTTAGCCGAGGAATATTTGATTCAGAACAAAGTTGGTTGCGATGAGACAGATCAAGAGGCTCAAATTTTTTTCACCCCCGGTACAACGTACCAGGAAGCCGAAGATGGTATTGATATCTCCAAATTGTCCAATAAAGAACTAGCAAAGTTACTCTCGGATGAAATTTCTGAGCCCAGCAAATAA